One Mycobacterium sp. SMC-4 DNA window includes the following coding sequences:
- a CDS encoding diguanylate cyclase encodes MGDGALGGLLRQWWRQRDDYEWRIEFLRSRGLLAVLRHVIAGIGAVMGLLALINAVQPPGADSALFRVGWAVVGVGSLAWALRWALLAWPGMRESAALVVYVDVIMTMSTLLFGDPNLAMSGIPILLCAGGYVAFFHGPRLHLVHIAWCIASVVGIAIWLAAATPDHGLQVAVSRAVIALLVTVCILPALQFGFWLLQSSSMQSLIDPLTELTNRRGVAVAVQRLNEAAPAEADLSALLIDVDGFKNVNDTLGHAVGDDVLIRTARRIRSSVRSDAVVVRWGGEEFLVLDRIPARRAALFAERVCSAVSASGEPAVSVSIGVATCAAAQARIDQVIKAADTAMYEAKQRGGNCVVVAADELSPGSPAAHPAW; translated from the coding sequence GTGGGCGACGGCGCATTGGGGGGATTGCTGCGCCAATGGTGGCGGCAGCGCGACGACTACGAGTGGCGGATCGAGTTCCTGCGAAGTCGCGGACTGCTGGCCGTCCTGCGCCATGTGATCGCCGGAATCGGCGCGGTAATGGGCCTGCTGGCACTGATCAACGCCGTCCAACCGCCGGGCGCCGACAGCGCACTGTTCCGGGTCGGCTGGGCGGTCGTGGGGGTGGGCTCGCTGGCCTGGGCGCTGCGCTGGGCGCTGCTGGCATGGCCCGGTATGCGGGAGTCCGCGGCGCTGGTGGTCTATGTCGACGTGATCATGACAATGTCGACGTTGCTGTTCGGCGATCCCAACTTGGCCATGTCGGGAATTCCGATCCTGCTCTGCGCCGGCGGCTACGTGGCGTTCTTCCACGGTCCGCGACTGCACCTCGTCCATATCGCATGGTGCATCGCCAGTGTGGTCGGCATCGCGATCTGGCTGGCAGCGGCCACACCAGATCACGGACTCCAGGTGGCGGTGTCGCGGGCCGTGATCGCGCTGCTGGTCACGGTATGCATCCTGCCGGCGCTGCAATTCGGTTTCTGGCTGCTGCAGTCGAGTTCGATGCAGTCACTGATCGACCCGCTGACCGAGCTGACCAACCGTCGAGGGGTGGCTGTCGCGGTGCAAAGGCTCAACGAGGCCGCGCCCGCCGAGGCGGACCTGAGTGCACTGCTGATCGACGTCGACGGCTTCAAGAACGTCAACGACACCCTCGGGCACGCGGTCGGCGACGACGTGCTGATCCGGACGGCGCGCCGGATCCGATCCAGTGTGCGCAGCGACGCCGTCGTCGTGCGCTGGGGCGGCGAGGAATTCCTGGTGCTGGACCGGATCCCGGCGCGGCGGGCTGCCCTCTTCGCCGAGCGGGTCTGTTCGGCGGTGTCCGCGTCGGGGGAGCCTGCGGTCAGCGTGAGCATCGGCGTGGCGACCTGCGCTGCGGCGCAGGCCCGGATCGATCAGGTGATCAAAGCCGCCGACACGGCGATGTACGAGGCCAAGCAGCGCGGCGGAAACTGCGTCGTCGTCGCCGCCGATGAACTCAGTCCGGGAAGTCCAGCGGCACACCCAGCGTGGTGA
- a CDS encoding carboxymuconolactone decarboxylase family protein → MNYPVRIPPGGFKELGPINWAAAKLGARKIRAPRFSLFNVLGRHRLLFWAWLPLSGYLLYTGKLPRRDAEIVILRVGHLRGCEYELQQHRRLARSRGVDADTQVRIFTGPDAEGLSDRERVLITATDEFVVTRGVSGQTWQRLAQHLSTPQLIEFCMLAAQYDGLAATITTLGVPLDFPD, encoded by the coding sequence ATGAATTACCCCGTACGCATTCCGCCCGGTGGGTTCAAAGAACTCGGCCCGATCAATTGGGCTGCAGCCAAACTCGGCGCCCGCAAGATCCGCGCCCCCCGGTTCAGCCTGTTCAACGTACTGGGGCGGCATCGCCTGCTGTTCTGGGCCTGGCTACCGCTGTCGGGTTATCTGCTCTACACCGGCAAGTTACCCCGCCGCGATGCCGAGATCGTGATCCTGCGGGTGGGTCATCTTCGCGGTTGTGAGTATGAGCTGCAACAACATCGGCGACTGGCGCGCAGCCGGGGCGTGGACGCCGACACCCAGGTGCGCATCTTCACCGGCCCGGATGCCGAGGGACTGTCCGACCGGGAACGGGTTTTGATCACCGCCACCGACGAGTTCGTCGTCACCCGCGGAGTCTCCGGCCAGACCTGGCAGCGGCTGGCCCAGCATCTGAGCACCCCGCAATTGATCGAATTCTGCATGCTGGCAGCACAATACGACGGCCTAGCGGCCACCATCACCACGCTGGGTGTGCCGCTGGACTTCCCGGACTGA
- the ramB gene encoding acetate metabolism transcriptional regulator RamB, which translates to MAKTFVGARLRQLRGERGFSQAALAQMLEISASYLNQIEHDVRPLTVPVLLRITEVFGVDATFFASQDDTRLIAELREVLLDRDLDVEVDATEVADMVGTHPALARAMVNLHRRYQLTTTRLAAATEGRFNDGSGSGSGAITMPHEEVRDYFYQRQNYLHDLDTAAEELTSGMRIQRGELAGDLSDRLRFVHGVTIRRHDLGESVLHRFDPASKTLHLNAQLAPGQRVFRMASELAFLEYGELIEKLTDEGKFTSDESRRLARMGLANYFAAATVLPYAQFHQVAEQFRYDIERLSAYYSASYETICHRLSTLQRPSMRGVPFSFVRVDRAGNMSKRQSATGFHFSSSGGTCPLWNVYETFANPGKILVQIAEMPDGRSYLWVARTVERRAARYGQPGKTFAIGVGCELRHAHRLVYSEGLDLHSDSNVRATPIGAGCRVCERDNCPQRAFPALGRALDIDEHRSTVSPYLVRPA; encoded by the coding sequence GTGGCCAAGACGTTCGTCGGTGCGCGCTTGCGTCAGCTGCGCGGTGAGCGTGGTTTCAGCCAGGCGGCGCTGGCCCAGATGCTGGAGATCTCGGCGAGCTACCTCAACCAGATCGAGCACGACGTCCGGCCCCTGACGGTTCCGGTCTTGCTGCGCATCACCGAGGTTTTCGGTGTCGATGCGACGTTCTTCGCTTCACAGGACGACACCCGGCTGATCGCCGAACTGCGTGAGGTCCTGCTCGACCGTGACCTCGACGTCGAGGTGGATGCCACCGAGGTCGCCGACATGGTCGGCACCCACCCCGCATTGGCCCGCGCGATGGTCAACCTGCACCGGCGCTACCAACTGACCACCACGCGGCTGGCCGCGGCCACCGAGGGCCGGTTCAACGACGGAAGCGGTTCGGGCTCGGGCGCGATCACGATGCCCCACGAGGAAGTGCGTGATTACTTCTACCAACGGCAGAACTATCTGCACGACCTCGACACCGCCGCCGAGGAGCTGACCTCGGGCATGCGGATCCAGCGTGGTGAACTCGCCGGGGACCTGTCCGACCGGCTGCGGTTCGTCCACGGGGTCACCATCCGCCGCCACGACCTCGGGGAGAGTGTGCTGCACCGCTTCGACCCCGCGTCGAAAACCCTGCACCTCAACGCGCAACTGGCGCCGGGCCAGCGAGTGTTCCGGATGGCCTCCGAACTGGCCTTCCTCGAATACGGAGAGCTGATCGAAAAGCTCACCGACGAGGGCAAGTTCACCAGCGACGAGTCGCGCCGGCTGGCCCGGATGGGGTTGGCCAACTACTTCGCCGCCGCGACGGTACTGCCCTACGCACAGTTCCACCAGGTGGCCGAGCAGTTCCGCTACGACATCGAACGGCTCTCGGCGTACTACTCGGCCAGCTACGAAACCATCTGCCATCGACTGTCCACGCTGCAGCGGCCCTCGATGCGCGGGGTCCCGTTCTCCTTCGTGCGCGTCGACCGTGCCGGAAACATGTCAAAACGGCAATCCGCCACCGGATTTCACTTCTCGTCTTCCGGTGGAACTTGTCCGCTGTGGAACGTCTACGAGACGTTTGCCAACCCTGGCAAGATCCTGGTGCAGATCGCCGAGATGCCCGATGGCCGCAGCTACCTGTGGGTGGCGCGCACGGTGGAACGACGCGCGGCGCGCTATGGTCAACCGGGCAAGACGTTCGCGATCGGCGTCGGCTGCGAACTGCGGCACGCCCACCGGCTGGTCTATTCGGAAGGCTTGGACCTGCACAGTGACTCCAACGTTCGCGCGACCCCGATCGGCGCCGGCTGCCGCGTCTGCGAACGCGACAACTGCCCGCAGCGGGCCTTTCCGGCCCTCGGTCGCGCCCTGGACATCGACGAACACCGCTCCACGGTGTCGCCCTACCTGGTGAGGCCCGCATGA
- a CDS encoding acyl-[acyl-carrier-protein] thioesterase, which yields MPVPDPHPDVFDIQWPLRVADVDREGRLKFDAATRHIQDVGTDQLREMGYEQTHPLWIVRRTMIDMIEPIVFKDILRLRRWCSGTSNRWCEMRVRIDGRKGGLVESEAFWININRETQGPARISDDFIEGLRRTTDENRLRWKPYLKGGAREDAAAVLNFPMRVSDIDIFDHMNNSVYWSVVEDFLASEPELMRAPLRVTIEHDLPVALGEKLEILRHVHPPGSTDQFGVELTDRTVTTLTYAVGDQTKAVAAIFAL from the coding sequence ATGCCGGTACCTGACCCGCACCCCGACGTTTTCGACATCCAGTGGCCGCTGCGGGTCGCCGACGTCGACCGTGAGGGTCGGCTCAAGTTCGACGCGGCCACTCGCCACATTCAAGACGTCGGTACCGATCAGCTGCGCGAAATGGGGTACGAACAAACCCATCCGCTGTGGATCGTGCGGCGGACCATGATCGACATGATCGAGCCCATCGTGTTCAAGGACATCCTGCGGCTGCGGCGCTGGTGTTCGGGTACGTCGAATCGTTGGTGCGAGATGCGGGTGCGGATCGACGGACGCAAGGGCGGGCTGGTCGAATCCGAGGCGTTCTGGATCAACATCAACCGGGAGACCCAGGGGCCCGCGCGCATCTCCGACGACTTCATCGAAGGTCTGCGTCGCACCACCGACGAGAACCGGCTGCGCTGGAAGCCCTATCTCAAGGGCGGAGCACGCGAAGATGCCGCCGCGGTGCTCAACTTCCCCATGCGGGTCAGCGACATCGACATCTTCGACCACATGAACAACTCGGTCTATTGGAGCGTGGTGGAGGATTTCCTCGCCTCCGAACCCGAGCTGATGCGCGCACCGCTGCGGGTGACGATCGAGCACGACCTCCCGGTGGCTCTCGGTGAGAAACTCGAGATCCTGCGCCACGTCCATCCGCCCGGCTCCACCGACCAGTTCGGCGTCGAGCTGACCGATCGCACTGTTACAACGCTCACATACGCCGTCGGCGACCAGACCAAAGCGGTCGCGGCGATCTTCGCCCTGTGA
- the aceA gene encoding isocitrate lyase has protein sequence MSTVGTPKSPEQIQHDWDHNPRWKGVTRTYTPADVVALQGHVVEEHTLARRGAEVLWEQLHDMDFVNALGALTGNMAVQQVRAGLKAIYLSGWQVAGDANLSGHTYPDQSLYPANSVPQVVRRINNALLRADEIAKVEGDTSVENWLAPIVADGEAGFGGALNVYELQKAMIAAGVAGSHWEDQLASEKKCGHLGGKVLIPTQQHIRTLTSARLAADVAGVPTVVIARTDAEAATLITSDVDERDRPFITGERTAEGFYRVKNGLEPCIARAKAYAPFSDLIWMETGTPDLELAKKFAEGVKSEFPDQMLAYNCSPSFNWRKHLDDATIAKFQKELGAMGFKFQFITLAGFHALNYSMFDLAYGYARNQMTAYVDLQEREFAAEERGYTATKHQREVGAGYFDRIATTVDPTSSTTALSGSTEEGQFH, from the coding sequence ATGTCGACCGTTGGCACGCCGAAGAGCCCGGAACAGATTCAGCACGATTGGGACCACAACCCCCGCTGGAAGGGCGTCACCCGCACCTACACCCCGGCCGACGTCGTCGCGCTGCAGGGTCACGTGGTCGAGGAGCACACCTTGGCCCGTCGCGGCGCCGAGGTGCTCTGGGAGCAGCTCCACGACATGGACTTCGTCAATGCGCTGGGGGCGCTGACCGGCAACATGGCCGTGCAGCAGGTCCGTGCCGGCCTCAAGGCCATCTACCTGTCGGGCTGGCAGGTCGCCGGTGACGCGAACCTGTCCGGTCACACCTACCCCGACCAGAGCCTGTATCCGGCCAACTCGGTGCCGCAGGTGGTGCGCCGGATCAACAACGCGCTGCTGCGTGCCGACGAGATCGCCAAGGTCGAGGGCGACACCTCGGTGGAGAACTGGCTGGCCCCGATCGTGGCCGACGGTGAGGCCGGCTTCGGCGGCGCGTTGAACGTCTACGAGCTGCAGAAGGCGATGATCGCCGCCGGTGTCGCCGGCTCACACTGGGAAGACCAGCTGGCCTCGGAGAAGAAGTGCGGCCACCTCGGTGGCAAGGTGCTGATCCCGACCCAGCAGCACATCCGCACCTTGACCTCGGCCCGGCTGGCCGCTGACGTGGCCGGCGTGCCGACTGTCGTCATCGCCCGCACCGATGCCGAGGCCGCGACGCTGATCACCTCCGATGTCGACGAGCGCGACCGCCCGTTCATCACCGGTGAGCGCACCGCCGAGGGCTTCTACCGGGTCAAGAACGGCCTGGAGCCCTGCATCGCCCGCGCCAAGGCCTACGCGCCGTTCTCCGACCTGATCTGGATGGAGACCGGCACCCCGGATCTCGAGCTGGCGAAGAAGTTCGCCGAGGGCGTCAAGAGCGAGTTCCCGGACCAGATGCTGGCCTACAACTGCTCGCCGTCGTTCAACTGGCGCAAGCACCTCGACGACGCGACGATCGCAAAGTTCCAGAAGGAACTCGGCGCGATGGGCTTCAAGTTCCAGTTCATCACGCTGGCCGGTTTCCACGCGCTCAACTACTCGATGTTCGATCTGGCCTACGGCTACGCCCGCAACCAGATGACCGCCTACGTGGACCTGCAGGAGCGCGAATTCGCCGCTGAGGAGCGCGGTTACACCGCCACCAAGCACCAGCGTGAGGTCGGCGCCGGCTACTTCGACCGGATCGCCACCACTGTGGATCCGACCAGCTCGACCACGGCGCTGTCCGGTTCGACCGAAGAGGGCCAGTTCCACTAG
- a CDS encoding 3-hydroxybutyryl-CoA dehydrogenase: MPYRGELVSIERVGVVGAGQMGSGIAEVCAKAGAEVVVYEPSDALVNAGRDRITSSLERATSKGKLSEADRDAALRRLRLTTELSDLADRQLVIEAIIEDEAVKTKVFAELDAVVTDPDAVLASNTSSIPIMKIAAATKDPSRVLGLHFFNPVPVLPLVELIHTLVTSDAALARVEQFAGEVLGKKVVRCGDRSGFIVNALLVPYLLSAIRMAEAGVASVEDIDTAVVAGLSHPMGPLRLSDLIGLDTMKLIADSMYDEYRDPHYAPPPLLQRMVEAGQLGKKSGKGFYTY, from the coding sequence ATGCCGTACAGAGGAGAGCTTGTGAGCATTGAACGGGTGGGCGTCGTCGGCGCCGGACAGATGGGCAGCGGGATCGCCGAGGTGTGTGCCAAAGCCGGCGCCGAGGTTGTCGTCTACGAGCCGAGCGACGCACTGGTCAACGCGGGACGCGACCGCATCACCTCGTCGCTGGAGCGCGCCACCAGCAAGGGCAAGCTCTCCGAGGCCGACCGCGATGCCGCGCTGCGCCGCCTGAGGTTGACCACCGAGCTGTCCGATCTCGCCGACCGCCAGCTGGTCATCGAGGCGATCATCGAAGACGAGGCGGTCAAAACCAAGGTCTTCGCCGAGCTCGATGCCGTCGTCACCGATCCCGATGCGGTGTTGGCGTCGAACACGTCCAGCATCCCGATCATGAAAATCGCTGCGGCGACCAAGGATCCGAGCCGCGTGCTGGGTTTGCACTTCTTCAACCCGGTGCCGGTGCTGCCACTGGTCGAGCTGATCCACACCCTCGTCACCTCCGATGCTGCGCTGGCCCGTGTCGAGCAGTTCGCCGGGGAGGTGCTGGGCAAGAAGGTGGTGCGCTGCGGCGACCGTTCCGGCTTCATCGTCAATGCGCTGCTGGTGCCCTACCTGCTGTCGGCCATCCGAATGGCCGAGGCCGGTGTGGCCAGCGTCGAGGACATCGACACCGCGGTGGTGGCGGGACTGTCGCACCCGATGGGTCCGCTGCGACTCTCGGACCTGATCGGCCTGGACACCATGAAGCTGATTGCCGACTCGATGTACGACGAGTACCGCGATCCGCACTACGCACCGCCGCCGCTGCTCCAGCGCATGGTTGAGGCCGGGCAGCTCGGAAAGAAGTCGGGCAAAGGCTTCTATACCTACTGA
- a CDS encoding polyphosphate kinase 2 family protein → MSEPLDLPSLWSHEPHEHLKFRPGDLVSAIDTEATPGFRGDKSDAPTLQEERNVRFAELQEKLYANSRAGDKRSVLLVLQGMDTAGKGGIVKHVVGGGNPQGIQYRSFGKPTAEELSHHYLWRIRKALPTAGHIGVFDRSHYEDVLIVRVHNLVPPEVWEPRYDEINAFERELVDGGMSLVKVAMFVSLDEQKQRLASRLARPDKYWKYNPADIDERRKWPLYQQAYQAMLDRTSTDYAPWHVVPCNRKWYSRLAITELLIEALKRLNMSWPPPDFDVKAEKKRLASA, encoded by the coding sequence ATGAGCGAACCTCTCGATCTACCGTCGCTGTGGTCGCACGAACCGCACGAGCACCTCAAGTTCCGGCCGGGCGACCTGGTTTCGGCCATCGACACCGAGGCTACGCCCGGGTTCCGCGGCGACAAATCCGACGCCCCCACCCTGCAGGAGGAGCGAAATGTGCGCTTCGCCGAGCTGCAGGAGAAGCTGTACGCCAACAGCCGGGCCGGTGACAAGCGCTCGGTGCTGCTGGTGCTGCAGGGCATGGACACCGCGGGCAAGGGCGGTATCGTCAAACACGTTGTCGGCGGTGGCAATCCGCAGGGCATCCAGTACCGCAGCTTCGGAAAGCCCACCGCCGAGGAGCTTTCCCACCATTATCTGTGGCGGATTCGCAAGGCACTGCCGACAGCAGGCCACATCGGCGTGTTCGACCGCTCCCACTACGAGGACGTCCTGATCGTACGGGTGCACAATCTGGTGCCGCCGGAGGTCTGGGAGCCGCGTTACGACGAGATCAACGCCTTCGAGCGCGAACTCGTCGACGGCGGAATGTCGTTGGTGAAGGTGGCGATGTTCGTCTCGCTCGACGAACAGAAGCAGCGACTGGCCTCGCGGCTGGCGCGTCCCGACAAGTACTGGAAGTACAACCCGGCCGATATCGACGAGCGACGCAAATGGCCGCTGTACCAGCAGGCCTACCAGGCCATGCTCGACCGCACGTCGACCGACTACGCGCCCTGGCACGTCGTGCCGTGCAACCGGAAGTGGTACAGCCGGCTGGCCATCACCGAATTGCTCATCGAGGCGCTCAAACGACTCAACATGTCCTGGCCGCCACCGGATTTCGACGTCAAGGCGGAGAAGAAGCGGTTGGCCTCGGCTTGA
- a CDS encoding TetR/AcrR family transcriptional regulator, with product MAQTSPSAAAKTDGRKRRWHRHKVERRNELVDGTLEAIRRLGSNVSMDEIAAEIGVSKTVLYRYFVDKNDLTTAVMMRFAQTTLIPNMASALSSNLDGYELTREIIRVYVATVAAEPEPYQFVMANNSASKSKAVAESERIIARMLAVMLRRRMVAVGMDTGGVEPWAFHIVGGVQLATHSWMSHPRMTADELIDYLTMLSWSALCGIVEVNGSLDRFRQTPHPSPLLPASLDG from the coding sequence GTGGCACAAACATCACCCTCGGCTGCGGCCAAGACGGATGGGCGCAAGCGTCGCTGGCATCGACATAAGGTCGAGCGGCGAAATGAGCTGGTAGATGGCACTCTGGAGGCCATCCGCCGGCTGGGCAGCAACGTCAGCATGGACGAGATCGCCGCGGAGATCGGCGTCTCCAAGACGGTGCTCTATCGATACTTCGTGGACAAGAACGATCTGACGACCGCGGTGATGATGCGGTTCGCGCAGACCACGCTGATCCCGAACATGGCCTCCGCACTGTCGTCGAATCTGGATGGCTACGAACTCACTCGCGAGATCATCCGCGTCTATGTCGCGACCGTCGCCGCCGAGCCCGAGCCGTACCAGTTCGTGATGGCCAACAACTCGGCCAGCAAGAGCAAAGCGGTCGCCGAGTCCGAGCGGATCATCGCCCGGATGCTCGCGGTGATGCTGCGCCGGCGCATGGTGGCCGTCGGCATGGACACCGGCGGTGTGGAGCCGTGGGCCTTCCATATCGTCGGGGGCGTGCAGTTGGCCACGCACTCCTGGATGTCGCATCCGAGAATGACCGCCGACGAGCTGATCGACTATCTGACGATGCTGTCGTGGAGTGCGCTGTGCGGGATCGTCGAGGTCAACGGCTCGCTGGACCGGTTCCGCCAGACCCCGCACCCCTCGCCCCTGCTTCCTGCTTCACTGGACGGATGA
- a CDS encoding DUF445 domain-containing protein, whose protein sequence is MMVCVAHRLTDAGPARPSFAETLAGADSAGDAERRRSLRRMKVVALSFLLGATVIFLLCSWAQSRGADPWVGYVRAAAEAGMVGALADWFAVTALFKHPLGIPIPHTAIIKRKKDQLGEGLGNFVRENFLSPENIKTKLSNAEVAGRVGKWLSDREHAERVAAETATVLRVLVEMLRDDDVQQVLDRMIVKRIAEPQWGPPLGRVLSTLLAEGRQEALLQLLADRAFQWSLNADEVIERVVERDSPTWSPRWVDHLVGDRIHRELMDFTDKVRRNPDHELRRSATKFLFDFADDLQNDAATIQKAENVKEQIMSRDEVTRAAETAWCAAKRMILEGVDDPSSALRARTADTVMRIGESLCEDAALRDKVDAWIARGAEHLVAQYGAEITAIITETIERWDAAEASRRIELHVGRDLQFIRINGTVVGSLAGLVIYTVAHLAF, encoded by the coding sequence ATGATGGTGTGCGTGGCACACCGACTGACCGACGCCGGCCCCGCCCGGCCGAGCTTCGCCGAGACGCTTGCCGGTGCCGATTCTGCGGGCGACGCCGAGCGGCGCCGGTCGCTGCGGCGGATGAAGGTCGTCGCGCTGAGCTTCCTGCTCGGTGCGACGGTGATCTTCCTGCTGTGCAGCTGGGCGCAGTCCCGGGGCGCGGACCCCTGGGTCGGCTACGTGCGAGCCGCGGCCGAGGCCGGCATGGTCGGCGCACTGGCCGACTGGTTCGCGGTCACCGCGCTGTTCAAGCACCCGCTCGGAATCCCGATCCCGCACACCGCGATCATCAAGCGCAAGAAGGACCAGTTGGGGGAGGGCCTGGGCAACTTCGTCCGGGAGAACTTCCTGTCCCCGGAGAACATCAAGACCAAGCTGAGCAATGCCGAGGTCGCCGGACGGGTCGGCAAGTGGCTGTCGGACCGCGAGCACGCCGAGCGGGTCGCGGCCGAGACCGCAACCGTGCTGCGGGTGCTGGTGGAGATGTTGCGCGACGACGACGTCCAGCAGGTGCTGGACCGGATGATCGTCAAGCGGATCGCCGAACCGCAGTGGGGTCCCCCGCTGGGCCGGGTGCTCTCGACACTGCTGGCCGAGGGGCGTCAGGAGGCGCTGCTGCAGTTGCTGGCCGACCGCGCGTTCCAGTGGTCGCTCAACGCCGACGAGGTCATCGAACGGGTGGTGGAACGTGACTCCCCGACATGGTCACCGCGCTGGGTGGACCATCTCGTCGGCGACCGGATCCACCGCGAGCTGATGGACTTCACCGACAAGGTGCGCCGTAACCCCGACCACGAACTGCGGCGCTCGGCGACGAAGTTCCTGTTCGACTTCGCCGACGATCTGCAAAACGATGCGGCCACGATCCAGAAGGCCGAGAACGTCAAAGAGCAGATCATGAGCCGCGACGAGGTGACCCGGGCGGCCGAGACGGCGTGGTGCGCCGCCAAGCGCATGATCTTGGAGGGGGTTGATGATCCGTCCTCGGCGCTGCGAGCCCGAACCGCCGATACGGTCATGCGGATCGGTGAGTCGTTGTGCGAGGACGCCGCGCTGCGCGACAAGGTCGACGCCTGGATCGCGCGCGGCGCCGAGCATCTGGTCGCACAGTACGGGGCCGAGATCACCGCGATCATCACCGAGACCATCGAGCGTTGGGACGCCGCCGAGGCCAGCCGCCGCATCGAGTTGCACGTCGGCCGGGATCTGCAGTTCATCCGGATCAACGGCACCGTGGTGGGGTCCCTGGCCGGCCTGGTGATCTACACCGTCGCCCACTTAGCCTTCTGA
- a CDS encoding helix-turn-helix domain-containing protein — protein sequence MAQEEKLAAVVSNAAQDIGSFIRSQREAAQVSVRQLAEKAGVSNPYLSQIERGLRKPSADVLNQIAKALRVSAEVLYIQAGILEPSETNEVRDAIVTDTAINERQKQVLLDIYTSFCQQNEVALDAAGAPDRVSEPDEESTTEEKRPLAITSSVLIDPTHVN from the coding sequence ATGGCGCAGGAGGAGAAACTCGCCGCGGTTGTGTCCAATGCGGCCCAGGACATCGGTTCCTTCATCCGGAGCCAACGGGAGGCCGCCCAGGTCTCCGTGCGCCAGCTGGCCGAGAAGGCCGGCGTCAGCAATCCCTACCTCAGCCAGATCGAGCGGGGACTGCGCAAACCTTCGGCGGATGTGCTCAACCAGATCGCCAAAGCGCTCCGCGTCTCCGCAGAGGTGCTCTACATCCAGGCTGGGATTCTCGAGCCGAGTGAGACCAACGAGGTTCGTGACGCGATCGTCACCGATACGGCGATCAACGAGCGGCAGAAGCAGGTGCTGCTCGACATCTACACCTCCTTCTGCCAGCAGAACGAGGTGGCCCTTGACGCAGCAGGGGCACCGGACCGTGTCAGCGAACCAGACGAGGAGTCGACCACTGAAGAAAAGCGCCCACTAGCCATAACGAGCTCAGTGCTGATTGACCCCACACACGTGAATTGA
- a CDS encoding DUF2516 family protein, translating to MILADLAGVIIMALTLVVLVAGVYSFVHAAMQRPDAYTAADKLSKPAWLAILGISILLLLLFRGVLGAAIAAVAAGVYLVDVRPKILDVQGKSR from the coding sequence GTGATACTTGCCGACCTTGCGGGCGTCATCATCATGGCGTTGACCCTTGTCGTTCTGGTCGCCGGAGTGTACTCGTTCGTACACGCGGCGATGCAGCGACCGGATGCGTACACCGCAGCCGACAAACTCTCCAAGCCGGCCTGGCTGGCGATCCTGGGCATCAGCATCCTGCTGCTGCTGCTGTTCCGGGGCGTGCTGGGGGCGGCCATCGCCGCCGTCGCCGCGGGTGTCTACCTCGTCGACGTGCGCCCGAAGATCCTCGACGTGCAAGGGAAGTCGCGGTAG
- a CDS encoding DUF2599 domain-containing protein — MRRRILAVAAAACALPTVFAPAAPATPVLQQPPYVDSVEWAKWGDLSSLRVYPTPAGRDTSARPGSSAAGEQAWVEVLALSPEAEIPGMKEQFMCHWKIAEIFQPGKTSWNLEPWRPEVTPEVMMASGCNPGGTEEPF, encoded by the coding sequence GTGCGGCGTCGCATCCTCGCCGTCGCTGCGGCGGCGTGCGCGCTGCCCACCGTCTTCGCTCCGGCCGCGCCGGCCACCCCGGTGCTGCAACAGCCCCCGTATGTCGACTCGGTGGAGTGGGCCAAGTGGGGCGATCTGTCGAGCCTGCGGGTCTATCCCACCCCGGCCGGGCGTGACACCTCGGCGCGCCCCGGTAGCAGCGCGGCCGGCGAACAGGCGTGGGTCGAAGTGCTGGCACTCTCGCCCGAGGCCGAGATCCCCGGGATGAAAGAACAATTCATGTGCCACTGGAAGATCGCCGAGATCTTTCAGCCTGGCAAGACCAGCTGGAACCTGGAGCCGTGGCGTCCGGAGGTCACCCCCGAGGTGATGATGGCCAGCGGCTGCAACCCGGGTGGCACCGAAGAACCCTTCTGA